The Miscanthus floridulus cultivar M001 chromosome 17, ASM1932011v1, whole genome shotgun sequence genome has a window encoding:
- the LOC136515857 gene encoding uncharacterized protein, whose protein sequence is MEEEDEVREIEHEESRPQAIRILRKRGDEVLVMEEDTTREMKRLLSTLSTAMKQIEGIARTAVQWQQLIKRMEPLAEENEKLKEAVKLMEKNVQRAQRERDLSDSNKRDLEYQKGTLSEQLKIISEQLEHTSE, encoded by the exons atggaggaagaggacgaggtcagGGAGATTGAACATGAAGAATCACGACCTCAAGCCATCCGCATCCTCCGCAAGCGAGGTGATGAAGTTTTGGTCATGgaagaggacaccactagggagatgaAGAGGCTACTGTCCACCCTTTCCACGgctatgaagcaaattgag GGCATAGCGCGAACTGCTGTACAATGGCAGCagttgatcaagaggatggagccccttgccgaggagaaCGAGAAGCTGAAGGAGGCAGTGAAACTGATGGAGAAGAACgtccagagggcccagcgtgaAAGGGACCTTTCTGATTCAAACAAGAGGGACCTAGAGTATCAAAAGGGCACCTTATCCGAGCAGTTGAAGATCATATCTGAGCAGCTAGAGCACACCTCTGAGTAG